From the Scomber scombrus chromosome 22, fScoSco1.1, whole genome shotgun sequence genome, the window CAATAAGTGTCAGTGAAATATGTCATAATAGtcataatacaatacaatatagtCAGTCATAATACAAGTTACATCATTTAAACTTAAACAGTATCAGTATTAATCAAAATATAGACTTGGACCAACAAATTACTTTCTTACCtgaataattgtatttttgctGTAAAATCTGCACACTTCTTCACTTCttcacacatttaaattaaaatagaacAGAAATTTAAATAGTTGCCTTTCAAATGAGACCATGGTTATGAACtgtaacctttttattttgggCACATTATTATCAGGCTCATGCACAAAAATAGAGGCGGCTGGTAGGAGGAGTATTATTTCAGGTCAGGACTCCTCCCACACATTACACAACCTGTGGATGAATTCCAGGCATTCACACCTAACTGATCTTTGGACTTGTTAGACTTGTTAGTGTTGTTTATGGTGACTGTGCAAAAGAAGCAGGTAAGCTCCACACACTTTTACTGCACAGCTTACGTGATCTTGCTTTTtgttagaaaaaaaatacatcttcaTTTATTGTTATGCATTGATGATTCATTAGTTGACACAGTTAAATAGCTTGTATGTTCATAACACTAGTTTTGCAGTTTGTCTAGCTTCACGTTTGGCTGCAATGACAACTAAAATGTCTGTTGTACTGATAAGTCtttattttagctttgttttgctGGTCCCTGTTTAAAGATCTGTGAACGGGACCAGGTATTTCATTCCCCACCTTTAAACAGGATTTGGGAAACTCATCACAGTGTCTGGATGTGTTGGGGAAATGTGGATAATCGGTTTTGCCTTATTATCTCATTCCCTCTGCACACTACATTGTGAGTTCGACAAATATGTTTGCCCTGTACTTTTCTTGCCagtgaaatacattaaaatgtaacatttgatATGTTGATATATGCTGTTATGTTTGGGCCATCTCTGGAGGCCTAGAAGGCCCTGAGGGTTCCCCACTGATTAAAAGTCATGATGTTAATTAACAGTATATGTACAGGTCAAGTGTATTTTGAAGACCAAGGAAGTGTTAATAGTTTTATGTTCTTTGATATTAAAatcttataatatatattttagttgtTTATGACTGGATTGTGCTATAagtttatttattgcacatgtgtaaaaattcccccaaaaatGTGCTGCAGGACGTAGAGGAATCTGCAAATAAGTTTGGACTGAAGTTATAGTTGGTCTTTGTAGTTTTTGACCGTGTACAACATGTAACGTATAACATCTGCAACATGCTTAATGTGTACATTGAGATAATAATGTATGTGTTACAGTTTGGATACAACATCAAGTTGTTTTCCCTGATTCCTGAGGtttgtgaatatttttgttttttacaagaAGTAGTAGAAGTGGATTTAGTTCAGTGGAACACGGGTCAAAACTAAAATACTTTGCATACTAAGTTGCCTAGGAACATGGAACATGTTAAATCAGCCACTATATAGCGACTTTTTCCAGCTTGGTGTATTAGGCCCATAAACTGTATATTGCAGGGTGGCTGTGGTTGAGGAGATAGAGCTAGAGcttccactaattggaagattgaCCGTTGAATTCCCGGCTCCTACAGTCCACATATTAGTGTCCTTGGGGATACTGAACcccagcaggtgagccaactgtaaatctgtcaatCAATGCACACGTGGCGAACATCAAAACTACTAAAattcttcaaatcttattaacaaaGCAATCATTTCCTAAATAACCACCAGCACACTCAGAGGGCCTGACTTTAGAGATGagagagaagttgatgcttttgGAATGAGAGTCAGTCTGAGCCAGCATATAGCAGCTGCATTGGCTTCAACCTCAAGCTGTGGTAGTTGCATACATCCATTGACTCCAATCCTAACACACCCAAAATATTATGATGCTTTGAATGTCAGTCCCATTGGAGAACCAAGGGTGGGAGGACCACCTGGCGTATTTTCCCCTCTGTCATTTCAGATGTTAAGGTTCTTTGAATGATATGACatcctcaacatttctcaacacaaaaacattaaagtgtCCTTGATAATTCAACAATATGATAGGTTAAAGTAAAAGGACCTGGAACACAATATGTGCACTTAAGATACAAATGTACTTTTGTTTCATAAGCCacactacatttatctgtaaTCATACAACACATGAGGATCCATGGGCCTTATGTTAATTGAAACCACAGCAagcagtatgaatgaatgatttgtgcAAAGgcttcacttttttatttattattataaactttattttcatgttttgccTACAGCATGGCCACTTTTCAACAATATTAGAagtaaagctgcgagcagcgttgggcgggacctcgcacCCTTGCGCACGCCGGGTTTCGGATCTGGGAAGCGCCATCTTGGACAATtaccggtgcatgctgggaaaaataaaaacagggattctacttatatggtcatcaggaggagcaagaggcgccctcctgaacctgtgaaccaatcaacctgtcaatcaccacgtagccacgtcctaatgcataccctgctttatcgtcacatataaaatcagggaggccaaaatttcacaaatgaacatcatactgcattgaagaaggctttaaactagcgattgagaccataaacacattttgaaaacgtttactgaggttagaaatcaagtgagaagttggtgaattctccattgacttgaccaccctgccaaatgtgaatgattaaaaaaatcgctaaatatgtgaaattaggctccaaagttgtgtaaaaatctacggttgctacggcgatttgAGACACTGCTTGGAAacaattctcaaaatgcccaagaatttggcttctgacaaggtcccgaacaattgcaaactgtgagaaaaccgtaactcctgtccaaaaaacgaaagccggcagattctgacagtgtttattttattcagatactccttaaaatgagcgcgtaagctcagtgcgaagacagagtgagattctattgaaaaaaaagacgattacattacagtcaatggggagcgagacaggtattgccgtcGGTCTCGGTGCCCCCGTtaaaattttgtgcagaccccgcctgtcaatgtcacattttatgaattccaacacctatgtctacattttgaccaaaatgtatttgtctccttttcacggtatggccgtgagctcgagttaaaaataaaaataaagttcatattttactccttctcgcactcaagctaactgacgcttccactctaactgtgaagaaaaagtgatttccactcctcgtttgactgaaaaaaaaattcccattcattttcaatggagaattttccaggtattttgggaataactttgggaaaaattggaatttgaaCATTCCAAATAATAGCACCCctttcccgatcgagccgcacgttttgatatatatattgtcagggttttctcaaagctgcggGAGGAGTTaccttgcctccaggcaaggccctcttgcctttcggctcggtccctaattaaaactgataACCATCACATTAACATACTCTCTATCAAATTGTTTTGTTAAATTATTAAGGACAGGATAtcatatcattaaaagaaaatcttggGAACTGACAAAGGAATATTTCTGGATGGCAGGACCTCCCACCCTCAGTTCTCCAATGGAATTGATGCTCAAAGTGTCTTATAGTGCTGCAGGTGGGTTACCATTGGCATTGAGTCAGTATGTGATGACCTGGGAATGGAAATGAGTTGGCTGTCAGGTTTGTAATTGAAATTTTACAGCGTGTTGTAAGTGAGATGATGCAATGTTACACTGATATGATGATGTTCTGACCTCTAATGGGTAGcaaaattaaatatgtatttctgtTCTCCAGTAATTTCTCACAGAGAAAATGTCATCACTGAGCAGTACGATGGACAGCCAGGTCTTCCAAGCGTTTTCTACATATGCCACAATTGTCATCCTGAAGATGATGCTAATGTCACCTTTGACCTCTTACTTTCGTCTGACCAGAAAGGTGCTTATTTAACCTAACTACTACATAACACTGTTGAATGTAACTTCCTTcattaaaagaaacattatgAGAAAGCTCTGACACTTACTTATGTTCTAATGTCTCATCAGGTGTTTGCAAACCTAGAAGACACCAAACTTGTTTCCTCCAAAGAAGACAAGAAACTGGTTTGTATAGATCCTGATGTGGAGCGAGTCCGCAGGTATGTTGTAacatttatacaaacaaacatacgCTGGGTCTGTGTACTGCTATAGTTTATGTACTgcatattatttgtttttggttactgctttttttttcagatgctGCTTCAACAAGTACTGTCCCTGTCTTGTCCATACTCTGCTAAATTGGAACGTTTtcatgacaataaaatgtacatttaaacacaggataagatgaataataatattagtatttatgaatataaaaactTATTTTTGGCAACCAGAAGGTTGGGACCACTGAAGATCTCtctcaataaataaaaagttgttaacattttttaatgaccTGTTTTCTTGTGATTTCCTCTGCAAGGCCtctaaaataattcaaattaaacattCACTTTTTGCTTGAAGTGCTCACAGTTCATTAAGAAATATATCCATTAATGACTCATGGAATTCTGCCTACTAAAACCACTTGCACtccaaacatatttaaaaatgtatttattattttctctgttttccagATGTCACCTGAATGACCTGGAGAACATTATTCCCTTTGTGTTGGTTGGCCTGCTTTACTCTCTGACTGGACCTGAGCTTTCAGTTGCTCTGCTTCACTTCAGACTCTTTGCTGGCTGTCGTATCTTCCACACCATCGCCTACATTGGTGCTCTGCCTCAGCCCAGCAGGGCTGGGTCCTGGATCCTGGGCATGCTGGTCACTTTCTCTATGGCTTACAGGGTGCTTAGTGCAGTACTCCTACTTTAGAGATGATAATTGATCACcatcacacattaaaaaaagtataCGTTTCTACTACCATTTCTACACACTGGAaatccattcatttttttcttacttttagtCTTCAGGTTCAGTCAGTCAAGCCTTTgtatacagtttataacatTCTTTTACCCAAATTGCAACATGAATGCTTCAATTTTACTAACAAAATAAATCCAAGTGAAGACATtaacaaatgtacaaaacacTTTATCTCAATGAAACAATGTAAAAGCATATTCAATTAAGctttacatgaacacacattttctaataaaacaaagaaatgacaAAGATCACAAAGTTAAAAGCGATGAAAGCAAAAGCATACAAGCTAATCATCCAGCTGAGGTATTGTCACAGTTATGTTGTGGCAGAGTCTGTTTGGGCTGATCATCATCGAAGATCATTTCTATTACTGTATAGTCCACATTTTACTGGTAAGAAgttcaaatatttacatatatgaGTGTTATTGTTCAGATTTGCAAGCAGTAATTACAGCTTGTTTATTGCCACTACAAACtgtttagtctataaatgaGATCTATATTTTACATCTTGCTCTGTCTCACATTTGAACAATACTATTGTCTTGAAACAAGGCTGAAGAAATAAATATCAAACccaataacacaaaaatacacttaTACACTATACTTATACACTATACTTATACACTATACTTATACACTATACTTATACACTATACTTATACATTATACTTATACACTATACTTATACACTACACTTATACACTATACGTATACACTTTACTTATACACTATACTTATACACTATACTTATACACTATACTTATACACTACACTTATACACTATACGTATACACTTTACTTATACACTATACTTATACACTATACTTATACACTATACTTATACACTATACTTATACACTATACTTATACACTATACTTATACACTATACTTATACACTATACTTATACACTACACTTATACACTATACTTATACACTACACTTATACACTATACTTATACACTATACTTATACACTATACTTATACACTACACTTATACACTACACTTATACACTATACGTATACACTTTACTTATACACTATACTTACACACTATACTTATACACTATACTTATACACTATACGTATACACTTTACTTATACACTATACTTATACACTATACTTATACACTATACTTATACACTACACTTATACACTATACTTATACACTACACTTATACACTATACTTATACACTATACTTATACACTATACTTATACACTACACTTATACACTATACGTATACACTTTACTTATACACTATACTTATACACTATACTTATACACTATACTTATACACTATACTTATACACTATACTTATACACTATACTTATACACTATACTTATACACTATACTTATACACTATACTTATACACTACACTTATACACTATACGTATACACTTTACTTATACACTATACTTACACACTATACTTATACACTACACTTATACACTATACTTATACACTACACTTACACACTATACTTATACACTATACTTATACACTATACTTATACACTACACTTATACACTATACTTATACACTATACTTATACACTATACTTATACACTATACTTATACACTACACTTATACACTATACTTATACACTATACTTATACACTACACTTATACACTATACTTATACACTATActtgacaaagaaaaaatgtaaaaagctcATCTATTGAAAATTCATCCTTTCTAATACTTCATTCAAAGCCCTTTggcttttcattttgaaaagtaTGATTACAAAGGTGCCTTTCTGTTGCAATGATGACCTTGACTTTGAAGTAGAATCTGTCATGGCCACTTGAACCCTTTTGTCTTGCCAGGATTTCTTATCTTGGTTGTTACGTAGTCATGTCAGACTAAAGAACTGAATTTTAAAGAATCTgtcttttcaaaaaaaaaaaatgtctcaaaacaGCCAGAGACACAGTGAAAGCATACAAAGAGGTAATAATGAAGACATAATTATGGGGACAAAAATATGAGTTCTGTGTGAAATTCATAAATAGATAACTATTATTAGAGCTATCTGATTAtgatatatacaatataaatacaatcaTTTATTGTAAGTCATTACATCTAAATATTCAACAAAGCTTACACTAAGGTTTTTCTTATTTATGATCTATTATTATCTATGATTATTAGAATCATTTCAGTAACTGTGGCATGATCTTTCCagcaaataacaataattaaaatgaacttATTTCAAAGGAAGATTTGATCTCAGTGAAACTCTACCTGTCTGTGGATCTTCCTGGGCTCTAGTAGAACACACATATCtaacaaacaaaatcattttatatCAGTTCACAAACAATCATGACTGTAACAGGAAACtgtaacag encodes:
- the mgst1.1 gene encoding microsomal glutathione S-transferase 1.1, whose product is MSSLSSTMDSQVFQAFSTYATIVILKMMLMSPLTSYFRLTRKVFANLEDTKLVSSKEDKKLVCIDPDVERVRRCHLNDLENIIPFVLVGLLYSLTGPELSVALLHFRLFAGCRIFHTIAYIGALPQPSRAGSWILGMLVTFSMAYRVLSAVLLL